The following proteins come from a genomic window of Aequorivita marisscotiae:
- a CDS encoding polyprenyl synthetase family protein gives MKIVSRIKLPIEKEMELFEKKFSASMSSKVSLLNKITHYVVNRKGKQMRPMFVFLIAKMTNNGEVNERTYRGASVIELIHTATLVHDDVVDDSDRRRGFFSLNALWKNKIAVLVGDYLLSKGLLLSIDNDDFDLLKIISVAVREMSEGELLQIEKARKLDITEDIYFEIIRQKTATLIAACCAMGARSVMASDEEVEKMRKFGELIGTAFQIKDDLFDYGNEHIGKPTGIDIKEQKMTLPLIYALNNASSEDKKWLINSVKNYNKDKKRVKEVIAFVKDNGGLAYAVTKMKEYQQQALLLLEGYPASAYKESLVLMVNYVIDRKK, from the coding sequence ATGAAGATAGTTTCGCGCATAAAACTTCCCATTGAAAAAGAGATGGAGCTTTTTGAAAAAAAGTTCTCCGCTTCTATGTCTTCTAAAGTTTCCCTATTAAACAAAATCACACATTATGTGGTTAATAGAAAAGGGAAACAGATGCGCCCTATGTTTGTTTTCCTAATTGCGAAAATGACCAATAATGGCGAAGTAAACGAACGTACCTATCGCGGCGCATCGGTTATTGAGCTTATACACACTGCTACTTTGGTACACGACGATGTGGTGGACGACAGCGATCGCAGGCGCGGATTTTTCTCTCTTAACGCACTTTGGAAAAATAAAATTGCTGTTCTCGTTGGCGATTACCTGCTTTCTAAAGGGTTGCTGCTTTCTATAGATAATGACGATTTCGATTTATTAAAAATAATCTCTGTGGCCGTGCGCGAAATGAGCGAGGGCGAACTCTTACAAATTGAAAAGGCGCGAAAGTTAGATATTACTGAAGATATTTATTTTGAAATAATTCGCCAAAAAACAGCAACATTAATTGCAGCTTGTTGTGCAATGGGCGCACGCTCGGTAATGGCATCGGATGAAGAAGTTGAAAAAATGCGCAAGTTTGGCGAACTCATCGGCACCGCTTTTCAGATAAAAGACGACCTTTTTGATTATGGTAACGAGCACATCGGCAAACCTACCGGCATTGATATTAAGGAGCAAAAAATGACTCTTCCCTTAATATACGCACTAAATAATGCTTCTTCTGAAGATAAAAAATGGTTAATTAATTCGGTTAAGAATTATAACAAAGACAAAAAGCGCGTAAAGGAAGTTATCGCTTTTGTAAAAGATAACGGCGGTTTGGCGTATGCCGTTACAAAAATGAAAGAATACCAACAACAAGCACTCTTGCTTTTGGAGGGATATCCGGCTTCGGCCTATAAAGAATCATTAGTATTAATGGTAAATTACGTTATAGACAGGAAAAAGTAG
- a CDS encoding T9SS-dependent choice-of-anchor J family protein: MKKITLLAALFAGFAMSAQTTIFEDDFEAYDDFIIDNVGDWTLVDQDMLPTYGFSGVTFDNSGYTGAFIVFNSTTTNPPLDPTADSDWTARSGEKAMTSFAAVPDGTTNANNDWLISPQITLGTSGNLLSFWAKAADALYSNETFNILVSIVDNDPTNFSPLETGLVPQAIDWEEFTVDLDFYAGQDVYIAINHVASDQFGFQVDDFKVTADVLGVNDQVFQGFKYFVANNQLNLSATTSMERVAIYNMLGQEVVSQKLANTNETINISGLQSGVYIATVSIGGASKTFRIVKN, from the coding sequence ATGAAAAAAATTACTTTATTGGCAGCATTATTTGCTGGCTTTGCGATGAGCGCACAAACAACAATTTTTGAAGACGATTTTGAAGCTTATGACGACTTCATTATTGACAATGTTGGAGATTGGACTCTAGTTGATCAAGACATGCTACCTACTTATGGATTTTCAGGTGTTACTTTTGACAACTCTGGTTACACGGGGGCATTTATTGTTTTCAACTCAACTACAACAAACCCTCCATTAGATCCAACTGCCGATTCTGATTGGACTGCTAGAAGCGGTGAAAAGGCAATGACTTCTTTTGCTGCTGTTCCAGACGGAACAACGAATGCGAACAACGATTGGCTTATTTCTCCACAAATTACATTAGGAACATCTGGAAACCTACTTTCTTTCTGGGCAAAAGCTGCTGACGCATTATACTCGAATGAGACTTTTAACATCTTAGTATCTATAGTAGATAACGACCCAACTAACTTTTCACCACTTGAAACAGGTTTAGTTCCTCAAGCAATTGACTGGGAAGAATTCACTGTTGATCTTGATTTTTACGCTGGACAAGATGTTTACATCGCTATAAACCACGTTGCTTCTGACCAATTTGGTTTCCAAGTTGATGACTTTAAAGTTACCGCTGATGTTTTAGGTGTTAACGATCAAGTTTTCCAAGGTTTCAAATACTTTGTTGCAAACAACCAATTAAACCTTTCTGCTACAACTTCTATGGAGCGTGTGGCTATTTACAATATGCTAGGTCAAGAGGTAGTTTCTCAAAAACTAGCTAACACTAATGAAACTATAAATATTTCTGGACTTCAGTCTGGTGTTTATATTGCTACTGTTTCTATTGGAGGGGCTAGCAAAACTTTCAGAATTGTTAAAAACTAA
- the rlmN gene encoding 23S rRNA (adenine(2503)-C(2))-methyltransferase RlmN, producing MISEKRDIRALTKEELRDFFESIGDKAFRGTQVYDWLWNKGIHSFDDMTNLSKETRAHLNNNFVINHIKVDHIQKSNDGTIKNAVKLHDDLVVESVLIPTKSRTTACVSSQVGCSLDCRFCATAKLKRMRNLNPDEIYDQVVAIDKESRLYHNKPLSNIVFMGMGEPLMNYKNVLESIEKITSDEGLGMSPKRITVSTSGVPKMIKKLADDEVKFHLAVSLHSAIQETREQIMPFAKAFTLTDLREALEYWYSKTKRKITYEYIVWKDINDTWEAIEALVTFCKYVPCKVNIIEYNPIDDGHFQQASSTIIDDYIQALEHNRIPVTVRRSRGKDIDAACGQLANKQ from the coding sequence ATGATTTCAGAAAAAAGAGATATACGAGCACTTACTAAAGAAGAACTTAGAGATTTTTTTGAAAGTATTGGCGATAAGGCTTTCCGTGGCACACAGGTTTATGATTGGCTGTGGAACAAGGGAATACACAGTTTTGACGACATGACCAATCTTTCCAAGGAAACCCGAGCACATTTAAACAACAACTTTGTTATTAATCATATTAAAGTAGATCACATTCAAAAAAGTAATGACGGCACAATTAAAAACGCGGTTAAACTTCACGACGATTTGGTGGTGGAATCAGTCTTAATTCCTACTAAAAGTAGAACTACTGCCTGTGTTTCTTCGCAAGTTGGGTGTAGTTTAGATTGCAGGTTTTGTGCGACCGCAAAACTTAAAAGAATGCGGAATTTAAACCCAGATGAAATTTACGACCAAGTTGTGGCCATAGATAAAGAAAGTAGGCTGTACCATAACAAACCACTCTCTAACATAGTTTTTATGGGAATGGGCGAACCGCTTATGAATTATAAAAATGTATTGGAGTCTATAGAAAAAATAACTTCGGACGAAGGCTTGGGGATGTCGCCAAAACGAATTACTGTTTCTACCTCTGGTGTGCCAAAAATGATAAAGAAATTGGCAGATGATGAGGTAAAATTTCATTTGGCAGTATCATTACATTCCGCAATTCAGGAAACAAGGGAGCAGATTATGCCTTTTGCAAAAGCATTTACATTAACAGATCTTCGCGAAGCTTTAGAATATTGGTACAGTAAAACAAAACGTAAAATTACGTACGAATATATTGTTTGGAAAGATATAAACGATACTTGGGAAGCGATTGAAGCGCTTGTTACTTTTTGTAAATACGTACCCTGTAAAGTGAATATTATTGAATACAATCCAATAGACGACGGCCATTTTCAGCAAGCTTCATCTACCATAATTGATGATTACATTCAGGCCTTGGAACACAACAGGATTCCTGTAACAGTTCGCAGAAGTCGCGGAAAGGATATAGATGCGGCCTGTGGGCAATTAGCAAACAAACAATAA
- a CDS encoding T9SS type A sorting domain-containing protein: MKKTTFFFIIYLYTLIAFSQGNGGELPESWDLDLTEQPEVIRLPPLDLELILQQDSINDLDKSMPWRYGIEIPVNLNMQQNGLWTTLSNGGKIWRTTIQSHRALNLSINFDDFYLPSGARLQLYNQDRTDVTRTYNNAQNRINGQLGTWFVEGDIIWIEYYQPPHTRETPRLQINSVIHGYRMGSVNALIDGVRGINDSGECNYDVNCPIGSDFDTKKDLVKKAVALLNLGNGYLCSAVLVNNTQSDKTPYLLTANHCLENSSPALWSIRFNWVSPTPVCGTGEDSGDLQTNFTISGAELKANNNVSDFALVELFERIPNSWDVAFAGWDNSDTDPLFEVGIHHPNGDIMKICRDNSGAKKVDANGTQVWLIGGGTHGSGNGWEIGTTESGSSGSPLFDENGRIIGQLYAGQSACNGLTNNGEYDIYGRFGISWNTGNTAQSRLMDWLDPISSGQTTVETIQNLLNIPDFEQIGEIKIYPNPASTTITVMNNRFPHLSFQFLNVMGQRIHAGSLSNTMNTINVANLADGVYFLYLLDEDSKNSITKKIIINK, from the coding sequence ATGAAAAAAACTACGTTTTTCTTCATTATTTATTTGTACACACTAATTGCCTTTTCGCAAGGCAATGGCGGTGAATTGCCCGAAAGCTGGGATCTTGATCTAACAGAACAACCCGAGGTTATACGGCTTCCGCCCTTAGATTTAGAGCTTATTTTACAGCAAGACAGTATAAACGATTTAGATAAAAGCATGCCTTGGCGCTACGGTATTGAAATACCTGTAAATCTAAATATGCAACAAAATGGGCTATGGACCACACTGTCCAATGGCGGGAAAATTTGGCGCACGACCATACAATCGCACAGAGCGCTAAATTTAAGTATTAATTTTGATGACTTTTATTTGCCCTCCGGTGCTAGACTTCAACTTTACAATCAAGATAGAACAGATGTTACCCGAACTTATAATAATGCGCAAAACCGAATAAATGGTCAATTGGGAACCTGGTTTGTAGAGGGCGATATTATTTGGATTGAATACTACCAACCTCCCCATACACGGGAAACACCGCGACTTCAAATTAACAGTGTTATTCACGGCTACAGAATGGGAAGTGTAAATGCGCTAATAGACGGTGTTCGCGGCATTAACGATTCTGGTGAATGTAATTACGATGTAAATTGCCCGATTGGAAGTGATTTTGACACCAAAAAAGATTTAGTGAAAAAAGCAGTTGCACTCCTAAACCTCGGAAATGGTTATTTGTGTTCGGCCGTATTGGTTAATAATACTCAGAGCGATAAAACACCTTATCTTTTAACTGCCAATCACTGTTTGGAAAACAGCAGCCCGGCGCTTTGGTCTATTCGGTTTAATTGGGTAAGCCCAACGCCAGTGTGCGGAACCGGAGAGGACAGCGGAGATCTGCAAACTAATTTTACCATTAGCGGTGCCGAATTAAAAGCTAACAATAACGTAAGTGATTTTGCCTTAGTAGAACTTTTTGAACGAATTCCCAATTCGTGGGACGTTGCTTTTGCCGGATGGGATAACTCAGATACCGATCCATTGTTTGAAGTTGGAATACATCATCCGAACGGAGATATAATGAAAATTTGCAGAGATAATTCTGGCGCTAAAAAAGTAGATGCCAATGGCACACAAGTTTGGTTAATTGGCGGCGGCACACACGGAAGTGGCAATGGCTGGGAGATAGGTACAACAGAAAGCGGCTCTTCAGGATCTCCACTTTTTGATGAAAATGGCCGGATTATCGGTCAGTTATATGCAGGGCAGTCGGCTTGCAACGGATTAACAAACAACGGTGAATACGATATTTACGGTAGGTTTGGTATTTCTTGGAATACTGGAAATACGGCACAATCGCGATTAATGGATTGGTTAGACCCAATTAGTTCTGGGCAAACTACGGTGGAAACAATTCAAAATCTTTTGAACATTCCGGATTTTGAGCAAATTGGTGAAATTAAAATTTATCCCAATCCCGCCAGTACTACCATTACGGTAATGAACAATAGATTTCCGCACTTGTCCTTTCAATTTCTGAATGTAATGGGGCAGCGTATCCACGCGGGTTCCCTGTCTAACACAATGAATACAATCAATGTTGCCAACCTCGCTGATGGCGTATACTTTCTCTATTTGTTAGATGAAGACAGCAAGAACTCAATAACGAAAAAAATAATTATTAATAAATAA